GTACGAGAAAGCAAGCAATCATTATTCGCATTGCCTTGCGCCAGGTCTATTCCTAAGGAGACAGCTCCAGGAAACGTCCGGTATTCCTCGAAGCAAGGAATGCCTTGCAAGGTATGACGACCGTCGATTCGATGAACGAACCATTCATTGAGAAGGGCAGGTAATCTTGGGACATCCACACTGGCATTTTCGCATCATCGGCGGCTTTCTAGCCTTCACCTGTTTGCTCACCCAATCCGCTTTTGCCGAGCCGGAGGCCATGACGCCGTCCCCTCAAGAAGGCGCACACGCCAGCAATCAGGAAAGGCCGTTTTCAGGAATCGGCATCAGGCTTGGATTCGATATCGACAAACACGCGCTCGTAACATCCCTAACCGAGGGCGGCCCCGCGGCTCTAGCAGGACTTTGGGTTGGGGATGAGATTCTGGAGATCGAAGGCAGGGCAACCGATGGTCGGGCCTTGGAGGACCTCGCCAAGCAGCTTCGTGGCGCTAAAGGAAGCACAGTCGAGCTCAAGATTCAGCGAAACGACCGTGCGCCCTTCAACGTCTCAATCGTACGGGGATTCATCACAAGCGAAATGGTCAGTTCAGAAGCAAACACCATAAAACTTGAACCGAGCTACTATCGTATTGACTTTGGCGAAGCGAAGCAACGACTGAGTGATCTACGCAGCGAGAAGTTAGTTGCCTCGCAACAGTTTTCCTCCCTGGAGGCGCCCCACCTCCAGAATCCATTCATGGTAGGAGTTGGCGGTACGATCGGCGGCCTTGCGCTAGCCGCTGGCTTTGGCCTTCTTTACGGATCCAGTTTTTTCTGGGACGCTAACACGCGCCCACTGACATTTAGCCTGGTTGGCCTGGTTGGACTTGGCACGGGGGTCTTGGCAGGGATAGGGGCCAATGCCAATAACACGACCAGCGTTGAAGAACACCAGAAAAAGCTCCAGGCATTGAATGCCACCATTGCTAGCCTGGAAAACGCGGAATTGGCTCAAGAAAAAACGCTTGGCCACCTCCGAGCCGCCCAAGCAAAGGCAGAAGCAGTCCGGCAGGCAAAGCGAGAAGCCGAAGCGGAAGCGCTGCAAAAAGAACAAGAGGCAGAAGAAAGCCGACGAGCTCAGCAACAGGACGAAATTGAAGCACAGCAGAAAGCGCAGGCTGATAACTGGCAAACGTTCATCAACGCTCTCATCAAGCGTGACAAGGCGACCGCATCAAAAATTGGCCCCTCGCTCAGCAAGATCAATACTCCGGA
This genomic window from bacterium contains:
- a CDS encoding PDZ domain-containing protein; amino-acid sequence: MGHPHWHFRIIGGFLAFTCLLTQSAFAEPEAMTPSPQEGAHASNQERPFSGIGIRLGFDIDKHALVTSLTEGGPAALAGLWVGDEILEIEGRATDGRALEDLAKQLRGAKGSTVELKIQRNDRAPFNVSIVRGFITSEMVSSEANTIKLEPSYYRIDFGEAKQRLSDLRSEKLVASQQFSSLEAPHLQNPFMVGVGGTIGGLALAAGFGLLYGSSFFWDANTRPLTFSLVGLVGLGTGVLAGIGANANNTTSVEEHQKKLQALNATIASLENAELAQEKTLGHLRAAQAKAEAVRQAKREAEAEALQKEQEAEESRRAQQQDEIEAQQKAQADNWQTFINALIKRDKATASKIGPSLSKINTPDYLIGSHNIATEVNSKIGKFAMVDVKFDSDAPGGALVFLRQKEWSDFSRSWDVVYNQRLFLPDVSSGRFVSGESFTFVGRITGTYKYTTVLGGSATVPSVRAEYIF